From a single Rutidosis leptorrhynchoides isolate AG116_Rl617_1_P2 chromosome 5, CSIRO_AGI_Rlap_v1, whole genome shotgun sequence genomic region:
- the LOC139850053 gene encoding uncharacterized protein: MAKWAIELGEHEISFSPRSAVKGQVLTDYLAETAGDIEVWHESKEIPPPPEQLWEMHTDGACGPEGAGAGIVLKSPEGEEYTFVLRFSFPVTNNEAEYEALLSGMRVVKHLEVKELSVYVDLQLVTNQINEIFEAHDESMQKYLRLVQELAVDFDLFPITQISRILNKKADALSKLAALTFSHFKKEIWVEEVKIKSFEENSVLAAVEEEERSWMTPIIEFLTKGTLPIDSSEARKIKMKAPMYLLDKGVLYRKSFLGPHLRYLNPTQTESIIREVHEGMCALHSGHKIVASKIMRLGYYWSSMYRDAAEVIRKCQSCQLHAPVSKAPRHPMIPVASPWPFCKWAIDIVGPFPAGPGGVKFLFGIPNEIVSDNGTQFEGNPFSDWCQELNIKQTFTSVSHPQANGQCEVTNRDIILGITARLGLCRRG; encoded by the exons atggccaaatgggctattgaattgggAGAACATGAGATAAGCTTCTCACCACGAAGTGCGGTAAAAGGACAAGTCCTAACAGATTATCTAGCTGAAACAGCCGGAGATATCGAAGTCTGgcatgaatcaaaagaaataccacctccgCCCGAACAACTGTGGGAAATGCACACAGATGGGGCTTGTGGTCCAGAAGGCGCAGGGGCAGGAATAGTCCTAAAAAGTCCAGAGGGGGAAGAATATACCTTCGTACTGCGATTCAGCTTCCCCGTCACAAATAACGAAGCCGAATATGAAGCATTGTTATCTGGGATGCGGGTAGTAAAACATCTGGAAGTTAAAGAATTGTCAGTATACGTTGATTTGCAGTTGGTTACAAACCAAATTAACGAAATATTCGAAGCACATGATGAATCAATGCAAAAATACTTGAGGCTAGTGCAAGAGTTAGCAGTTGACTTCGATTTGTTCCCGATAACTCAGATTTCAAGGATACTGAACAAAAAGGCGGATGCGTTAAGCAAATTAGCCGCGTTAACATTCAgtcattttaagaaagaaatttgggtTGAGGAAGTTAAGATAAAATCTTTTGAAGAGAATAGTGTTTTAGCTGCGGTTGAAGAAGAAGAGCGAAGTTGGATGACACCAATAATAGAATTTCTAACTAAAGGTACGTTGCCGATAGATTCAAGTGAAGCAAGAAAGATTAAGATGAAAGCACCAATGTATCTGTTAGACAAGGGAGTCCTATACAGAAAGTCTTTTCTGGGGCCTCATTTACGGTATCTCAATCCAACTCAAACGGAGTCGATCATACGGGAAGTACATGAGGGAATGTGCGCTTTGCATTCAGGACACAAAATAGTCGCTTCCAAAATAATGCGGCTTGGATATTACTGGTCGTCAATGTATAGAGATGCCGCAGAGGTAATTCGCAAGTGTCAATCGTGTCAACTTCATGCACCAGTAAGCAAGGCTCCACGGCATCCTATGATACCGGTTGCGTCCCCATGGCCGTtttgcaaatgggcaatcgacatagtaggGCCATTTCCCGCAGGACCAGGGGGTGTAAAATTTCTG tttggaataccaaatgaaatagtGAGCGACAATGGTACGCAATTTGAGGGAAACCCTTTTAGTGACTGGTGCCAAGAATTGAATATAAAGCAAACGTTTACGTCAGTCTCACACCCTCAGGCGAATGGTCAGTGTGAGGTTACAAATCGGGATATCATTTTGGGAATCACAGCAAGATTGGGATTGTGTCGAAGGGGTTAG